The Anabaena sp. WA102 genome contains a region encoding:
- the queC gene encoding 7-cyano-7-deazaguanine synthase QueC has product MKAVILLSGGLDSSTVLYQAKADGCECYAISFNYQQRHSKELHSAYMVAEAAGVVQHQVVNFDLRQWGGSALTDNKIDLPEGRFLRSASLSLDEMADNIPVTYVPARNTIFLSFALGYAEAIAAQRVYIGVNALDYSGYPDCRPDYIEAMQQVFQLGTKQGREGEAIKIIAPLINLKKTEIIQLGNQLGVPWDLTWSCYAGGDSACGVCDSCQLRLAAFAELGLEDPIDYVTYTENGS; this is encoded by the coding sequence ATGAAAGCTGTAATTTTGTTATCTGGTGGTTTAGATTCTTCTACTGTTCTTTACCAAGCAAAGGCTGATGGCTGTGAATGTTACGCTATTTCTTTTAATTATCAACAGCGTCATAGCAAAGAGTTGCATTCTGCTTATATGGTCGCTGAAGCGGCTGGAGTAGTTCAACATCAGGTGGTCAATTTTGATTTACGACAATGGGGTGGTTCAGCACTAACAGACAACAAGATTGATTTACCTGAAGGGCGATTCCTGCGGAGCGCTTCGCTATCCCTCGACGAAATGGCAGATAATATTCCTGTTACCTATGTTCCTGCCCGTAATACCATCTTTTTAAGTTTTGCTTTGGGCTATGCCGAAGCGATCGCCGCCCAAAGAGTATATATTGGCGTTAATGCCCTAGATTATTCCGGCTACCCAGATTGTCGTCCTGACTATATCGAAGCTATGCAGCAAGTTTTCCAGTTGGGGACAAAACAAGGACGCGAGGGAGAAGCTATTAAAATTATCGCCCCATTAATTAATTTGAAAAAGACAGAAATCATCCAACTAGGTAATCAATTAGGAGTACCTTGGGATCTCACATGGTCCTGCTATGCCGGTGGTGATTCAGCCTGCGGTGTCTGTGATTCCTGTCAATTGCGGTTAGCAGCCTTTGCCGAATTGGGTTTAGAAGATCCCATTGATTATGTCACTTATACTGAAAACGGTTCATAG
- a CDS encoding Gfo/Idh/MocA family protein, whose product MQDSISVSEPNLYSQRSQPHHIRIGVIGVGNMGQHHTRVLSSMKDVELVGVSDINVERGLETASKHKVRFFEDYCDLLPHVDAICVAVPTRLHYAVGINCLLAGIHVLIEKPIAASISEAESLVNAAAESQCILQVGHIERFNPAFRELSQVLKTEEVLALESHRMSPYSARANDVSVVLDLMIHDIDLLLELAASPVVKLTASGTRSLDSGYLDYVTATLGFANGIVATLTASKVTHRKIRRLVAHCKNSFTEADFLNNEILVHRQTPVNPLIDHQKVLYRQDGLIEKVYTTNVQPLSAELEHFVNCVRGGNQPSVGGEQALKALRLASLIEQMALEERVWNPLEWSSESRVQSLTSTI is encoded by the coding sequence GTGCAAGATAGCATATCAGTGTCAGAGCCAAATCTTTATTCACAGCGCAGCCAGCCGCACCATATTCGCATAGGCGTAATTGGGGTTGGTAACATGGGACAACATCATACCCGCGTACTGAGTTCCATGAAAGATGTGGAATTAGTCGGCGTTTCTGATATTAATGTCGAACGTGGTCTAGAAACTGCCAGCAAACACAAAGTCCGGTTTTTTGAAGATTACTGCGACTTACTACCCCATGTAGATGCCATCTGTGTTGCTGTGCCTACAAGGTTACACTATGCAGTGGGTATAAACTGTTTGTTAGCAGGAATCCATGTTTTAATTGAAAAACCGATAGCAGCTAGTATTTCCGAGGCAGAATCCCTAGTTAATGCTGCTGCTGAATCCCAGTGTATTTTGCAAGTTGGTCACATAGAACGATTCAATCCCGCCTTTAGGGAACTTAGTCAAGTCCTCAAAACCGAGGAAGTTTTGGCTTTGGAATCTCACCGTATGAGTCCTTATTCGGCGCGGGCGAATGATGTTTCCGTAGTGCTGGATTTAATGATCCATGACATTGATTTACTGCTAGAATTAGCCGCCTCACCAGTGGTGAAACTGACTGCTAGTGGGACTCGTTCTTTAGACTCAGGTTATTTAGATTATGTAACGGCTACCTTGGGTTTTGCTAATGGGATTGTTGCCACTCTCACAGCCAGCAAAGTTACCCACCGGAAAATTCGCCGTTTAGTTGCCCATTGTAAAAATTCATTTACAGAAGCAGATTTTCTCAATAATGAGATTTTGGTACATCGGCAAACCCCTGTTAATCCTCTGATTGACCATCAAAAAGTCTTATATAGACAAGATGGTTTAATTGAAAAGGTTTATACCACGAATGTTCAGCCTCTCAGTGCAGAGTTAGAGCATTTTGTCAACTGTGTTCGCGGTGGCAATCAGCCTTCTGTCGGTGGTGAACAAGCTCTCAAAGCTTTACGCCTGGCTAGTCTAATTGAGCAAATGGCTTTAGAAGAGAGAGTTTGGAACCCATTAGAGTGGTCTTCGGAATCCAGAGTCCAATCTTTGACATCAACCATTTAG